A single Lolium perenne isolate Kyuss_39 chromosome 6, Kyuss_2.0, whole genome shotgun sequence DNA region contains:
- the LOC127305769 gene encoding nuclear transcription factor Y subunit A-4 isoform X2, translated as MLLPTSSSSYTPKGDSYGKTVDDHMSSTFTFGNKHSAFSSQNSDYGQPMACISYPFSDSGSGAWAAYGSRALFQPQTTGGGSATARVPLPLEIAADELVFVNPKQYHGILRRRQLRAKLEAQNKLSKNRKPYLHESRHLHAMKRARGSGGRFLTAKQLQEQSRAASMKATADGVNSAGSTHLRLGNGADGDGTVSASKTIASHDNSKRVAAPAPAFTMTNAAHKDDDFFQHHGYHLSFSSRFGQASGRYS; from the exons ATGCTtctccccacttcgtcttcctcctacACGCCCAAAG GTGACTCCTACGGGAAGACGGTTGACGATCATATGAGTTCAACTTTCACTTTTGGTAATAAGCACTCTGCATTTTCAAGTCAAAACAGTGACTATGGCCAGCCAATG GCTTGTATTTCATACCCATTCAGTGATTCTGGTTCAGGAGCTTGGGCGGCCTATGGGTCACGCGCTCTG TTCCAACCCCAAACTACTGGAGGAGGGTCCGCAACAGCAAGAGTTCCCTTGCCTCTCGAAATAGCGGCAGATGAGCTCGTATTTGTCAATCCCAAACAATATCATGGAATTCTCCGCAGAAGACAGCTGCGTGCTAAGTTAGAGGCCCAGAATAAGCTCAGCAAAAACAGAAAG CCCTATCTTCACGAGTCTCGTCATCTTCATGCAATGAAAAGGGCAAGAGGTTCTGGCGGGCGTTTCCTCACTGCTAAACAACTCCAGGAGCAGTCTCGCGctgcctccatgaaggccaccgcCGATGGCGTGAATTCAGCAGGCTCAACCCACCTACGGCTAGGTAACGGGGCAGATGGAGATGGAACTGTGTCGGCGTCCAAAACAATAGCCTCGCATGATAACAGCAAGAGAGTCGCCGCCCCTGCTCCTGCCTTCACCATGACTAACGCGGCGCACAAAGACGACGATTTCTTCCAGCACCATGGTTACCACCTCAGCTTCTCCAGCCGTTTCGGTCAGGCAAGCGGGCGGTACTCATAA
- the LOC127305769 gene encoding uncharacterized protein isoform X1, which yields MLLPTSSSSYTPKGFPTPPSLVYCGLLVSAASAMPGSLSCAGDSYGKTVDDHMSSTFTFGNKHSAFSSQNSDYGQPMACISYPFSDSGSGAWAAYGSRALFQPQTTGGGSATARVPLPLEIAADELVFVNPKQYHGILRRRQLRAKLEAQNKLSKNRKPYLHESRHLHAMKRARGSGGRFLTAKQLQEQSRAASMKATADGVNSAGSTHLRLGNGADGDGTVSASKTIASHDNSKRVAAPAPAFTMTNAAHKDDDFFQHHGYHLSFSSRFGQASGRYS from the exons ATGCTtctccccacttcgtcttcctcctacACGCCCAAAGGTTTCCCCACCCCCCCCTCTCTAGTATATTGTGGTCTTCTTGTTTCAGCCGCCTCCGCTATGCCTGGGTCGTTGAGCTGCGCTG GTGACTCCTACGGGAAGACGGTTGACGATCATATGAGTTCAACTTTCACTTTTGGTAATAAGCACTCTGCATTTTCAAGTCAAAACAGTGACTATGGCCAGCCAATG GCTTGTATTTCATACCCATTCAGTGATTCTGGTTCAGGAGCTTGGGCGGCCTATGGGTCACGCGCTCTG TTCCAACCCCAAACTACTGGAGGAGGGTCCGCAACAGCAAGAGTTCCCTTGCCTCTCGAAATAGCGGCAGATGAGCTCGTATTTGTCAATCCCAAACAATATCATGGAATTCTCCGCAGAAGACAGCTGCGTGCTAAGTTAGAGGCCCAGAATAAGCTCAGCAAAAACAGAAAG CCCTATCTTCACGAGTCTCGTCATCTTCATGCAATGAAAAGGGCAAGAGGTTCTGGCGGGCGTTTCCTCACTGCTAAACAACTCCAGGAGCAGTCTCGCGctgcctccatgaaggccaccgcCGATGGCGTGAATTCAGCAGGCTCAACCCACCTACGGCTAGGTAACGGGGCAGATGGAGATGGAACTGTGTCGGCGTCCAAAACAATAGCCTCGCATGATAACAGCAAGAGAGTCGCCGCCCCTGCTCCTGCCTTCACCATGACTAACGCGGCGCACAAAGACGACGATTTCTTCCAGCACCATGGTTACCACCTCAGCTTCTCCAGCCGTTTCGGTCAGGCAAGCGGGCGGTACTCATAA